In one window of Cynocephalus volans isolate mCynVol1 chromosome 6, mCynVol1.pri, whole genome shotgun sequence DNA:
- the BAIAP3 gene encoding BAI1-associated protein 3 isoform X3 produces MSTLLEIKSSVLRQVQVCPSFLRRTEQEPGSTSADPQEPTTGAWKPGDGVEFFAQMRLILKKGEGRQGLPSPEVLLRSDSPAPAEPVDPNRGLRALTQEEDALLGYLQQAFGTSPEEHSRAVKCVKRAKAPTYALKVSVMRAKNLLAKDPNGYSDPYCMLGILPASGAPREPGEQKDQRFSFRRGGKRSGPLLAKCIQVTEVKSSTLNPVWKEHFLFEIEDVSTDQLHLDIWDHDDDVSLVEACRKLNEVIGLKGMSRYFKQIVKSARANGTAGHNEDHTDDFLGCLNIPLREVPVAGVDRWFKLEPRSSASRVQGDCHLVLKLITTQRDTAMSQRGRSGFLSHLLLLSHLLRFEHRAEEPDSSSWRGEFSAPAATVLCLHGAQSNLSPLQLAVLHWQVSSRHHQTRTLDYGYLLGLLEDMQAHWEEAASLPQEQEESLADSFSAFSEFGLCLLHQLRDYFPASNSTAVYRLELLLRCLSKLKLFQPSFEICPFQSELNMDIAATLKRGNREWYERLLDAKSPREQPGPQRLAGLVELADAVYDDLQSCYSIYASLFHSILKVDFFTLTFRQLERLVAEEAWVLTEELSPKMTLEVASRLFELYLTLADTQRFWSSIPGRDSRSLALAGIHVPFLPAVKLWLQVLRDQAKWRLQGAVDVDTLEPMDASSKHSSSAVTAGLCFSHIQELWVRLAWPDPTQAQVLGIQLSQDVCEATLFYTELLRKKVDAQSGAAGEAVSEPLCVVLNDVELVHKAAEQALRGLAWPEGASGLEGVLPRPLLSCLQTLDEDLQREARTVTAHLTSRMVGDIRKYMQHISLSPDSIQNDEAMAPLMKYLDEKLTLLNVSLVKENLSRVLEALWELLLQAILQALGTNRDVSADFYGRFHFTLEALVNFFHAEGQGLPLESLRDGSYKRLEEELRLHKCSTRECIEQFYLDKLKQRSLEQNRFGRLSIRCHYEVAEQRLAVEVLHAADLLPLDANGLSDPFVIVELGPPHLFPLVRSQRTQVKARTLHPVYDELFYFSVPVEACRRRGACVLFTVMDHDWLSTNDFAGEAALGLGGVSGVTQPQMVGGARAGQPVTLHLRRPRAQVRSALRMLEGRTSREAQEFVKKLKELEKCMEADP; encoded by the exons ATGTCGACCTTGCTGGAGATCAAGAGCAGTGTGCTCAGGCAGGTGCAGGTGTGCCCGTCCTTCCTCCGCAGGACCGAGCAGGAGCCGGGGAGCACCAGCGCCGACCCGCAGGAGCCCACCACGGGGGCCTG GAAACCTGGCGATGGCGTGGAGTTCTTTGCCCAGATGCGCCTCATCCTGAAGAAGGGGGAAGGCAGACAGGGCCTGCCGAGCCCCGAG GTCCTCTTGCGCAGTGATTCACCAGCCCCCGCTGAGCCCGTGGACCCCAACCGCGGCCTGAGAGCCCTGACCCAGGAAGAG GATGCCCTACTGGGCTACCTACAGCAG GCGTTCGGCACCAGCCCAGAGGAGCACTCCAGGGCCGTCAAGTGTGTGAAGCGAGCCAAG GCCCCCACGTATGCCCTGAAGGTCTCCGTCATGCGTGCCAAGAACCTTCTGGCTAAAGACCCCAATG GCTACAGTGACCCGTACTGCATGCTGGGTATCCTGCCAGCCTCGGGCGCCCCGCGGGAGCCTGGCGAGCAGAAGGACCAGCGCTTCAGCTTCCGCAGGGGTGGCAAGCGCAGTGGCCCACTGCTGGCCAAGTGTATCCAGGTCACTGAGGTCAAGAGCAGCACCCTGAACCCCGTCTGGAAGGAGCACTTCCTCTT TGAGATCGAGGATGTCAGCACAGACCAGCTGCACCTGGACATCTG ggaccacgaCGATGACGTTTCCCTGGTAGAGGCGTGCAGGAAACTGAATGAAGTCATTGGCCTGAAGGGCATGAGCAG GTACTTCAAACAGATTGTGAAGTCAGCCCGTGCAAATGGGACAGCAGGGCACAACGAGGACCACACTGATGACTTCCTGGGGTGCCTGAACATACCTCTCCGG GAGGTGCCCGTGGCTGGCGTCGACCGCTGGTTCAAGCTGGAACCGCGTTCCAGCGCCTCCCGCGTGCAGGGAGACTGCCACTTGGTCCTCAAGCTCATCACCACGCAG AGGGACACGGCCATGAGCCAGCGCGGGCGATCCGGATTTCTGTcccacctgctgctgctgagcCACCTGCTGCGCTTCGAGCACCGAGCGGAGGAG CCTGACTCGAGCAGCTGGCGCGGCGAGTTCAGCGCCCCGGCCGCCACAGTCCTCTGCCTGCACGGGGCCCAGAGCAACCTGTCGCCGCTGCAGCTGGCGGTTCT GCACTGGCAGGTCAGCAGCCGTCACCATCAGACCCGTACGCTGGACTACGGCTacctgctggggctgctggaggacATGCAGGCGCACTGGGAGGAGGCGGCCTCGCTGCCGCAGGAGCAG GAGGAAAGCCTGGCTGACAGCTTCTCCGCCTTCTCTGAGTTCGGGTTGTGTCTGCTGCACCAGCTCCGAGACTACTTCCCTGCCTCCAACAGCACAGCCGTCTACCGCTTGGAGCTGCTGCTGAG GTGTCTCAGCAAGCTGAAGCTCTTCCAGCCCTCCTTTGAGATCTGCCCCTTCCAGTCAGAGCTGAACATGGACATTGCTGCCACCCTGAAG AGAGGCAACCGCGAGTGGTATGAAAGACTGTTGGATGCCAAGAGCCCTCGAGAGCAG CCAGGGCCACAGCGCCTCGCCGGGCTTGTTGAGCTGGCAGATGCCGTCTACGACGACCTGCAGTCCTGCTACAGCATCTACGCCAGCCTCTTCCACAG CATCCTCAAGGTGGACTTCTTCACTCTTACCTTCCGGCAGCTGGAGCGTCTG GTGGCCGAGGAGGCCTGGGTGCTGACAGAGGAGCTGAGCCCCAAGATGACCCTGGAGGTGGCCTCAAGGCTCTTTGAGCTCTACCTGACCCTGGCAGACACTCAGCGCTTCTGGAGCAGCATCCCCGGCCG GGACAGCCGCTCCCTGGCCCTGGCTGGCATTCATGTCCCATTCCTGCCCGCCGTGAAGCTCTGGCTGCAGGTGCTGCGGGACCAGGCCAAGTGGCGGCTTCAGGGAGCCGTGGATGTGGACACA CTGGAGCCCATGGATGCCTCTTCCAAGCACAGCAGCTCTGCAGTCACTGCTGGTCTTTGCTTTAGCCACATCCAGGAGCTCTGGGTCCGCCTGGCATGGCCCGATCCCACTCAGGCCCAGGTGCTGGGCATCCAGCTCAGTCAG GACGTGTGTGAGGCCACTCTCTTCTACACCGAGCTGCTGCGGAAGAAGGTGGATGCTCAGTCCGGAGCAGCGGGAGAGGCAGTGAGCGAGCCA CTCTGTGTGGTCCTCAATGATGTGGAGCTGGTGCACAAGGCTGCTGAGCAGGCGCTGAGGGGCCTGGCGTGGCCGGAGGGGGCATCAGGGTTGGAGGGGGTGCTTCCCCGTCCCCTACTCAGCTGCTTGCAGACCCTGGATGAGGACCTGCAGAGGGAGGCCCGCACGGTGACAGCGCACCTGACCTCCAGG ATGGTGGGCGACATCAGGAAGTACATGCAGCACATCAGCCTCTCTCCTGACTCCATTCAGAACGATGAG GCCATGGCCCCACTCATGAAGTACCTGGATGAGAAGCTGACCCTGCTGAATGTCTCCCTGGTGAAAGAGAACCTCAGCAG AGTGCTGGAAGCCCTGTGGGAGCTGCTCCTGCAAGCTATCCTGCAGGCACTGGGCACAAACCGCGACGTCTCCGCTGACTTCTATGGCCGCTTCCACTTCACGTTGGAG GCCCTGGTCAACTTTTTTCATGCTGAGGGCCAGGGCCTGCCCCTGGAGAGCCTAAGGGATGGAAGCTACAAG AGGCTGGAGGAGGAGCTGCGGCTGCATAAATGCTCCACCCGTGAGTGCATCGAGCAGTTCTACTTGGACAAGCTCAAGCAG AGATCCCTGGAGCAGAATCGGTTTGGGCGCCTGAGCATCCGCTGTCACTATGAGGTGGCTGAGCAGCGGCTGGCTGTAGAGGTGCTACACGCCGCTGACCTGCTCCCCCTGGATGCCAACG GCCTGAGTGACCCCTTTGTGATTGTGGAGCTGGGCCCACCGCACCTCTTCCCACTGGTCCGCAGCCAGAGAACCCAGGTCAAGGCCCGGACGCTGCACCCCGTGTATGATGAGCTCTTCTACTT CTCCGTGCCCGTAGAGGCGTGCCGCCGCCGTGGAGCCTGCGTGCTGTTCACGGTCATGGACCACGACTGGCTGTCCACCAACGACTTTGCTGGGGAGGCGGCCCTTGGCCTGGGTGGTGTCAGCGGCGTCACACAGCCTCAGATGGTAGGGGGCGCAAGGGCTGGGCAGCCTGTCACCCTGCACCTGCGCAGGCCTAGAGCCCAGG TGAGGTCTGCGCTGCGGATGCTGGAAGGCCGCACCAGCAGGGAGGCGCAGGAGTTCGTCAAGAAACTCAAGGAGCTGGAGAAGTGCATGGAAGCAGACCCCTGA
- the BAIAP3 gene encoding BAI1-associated protein 3 isoform X2 codes for MSTLLEIKSSVLRQVQVCPSFLRRTEQEPGSTSADPQEPTTGAWKPGDGVEFFAQMRLILKKGEGRQGLPSPEVLLRSDSPAPAEPVDPNRGLRALTQEEVDDEDALLGYLQQAFGTSPEEHSRAVKCVKRAKAPTYALKVSVMRAKNLLAKDPNGYSDPYCMLGILPASGAPREPGEQKDQRFSFRRGGKRSGPLLAKCIQVTEVKSSTLNPVWKEHFLFEIEDVSTDQLHLDIWDHDDDVSLVEACRKLNEVIGLKGMSRYFKQIVKSARANGTAGHNEDHTDDFLGCLNIPLREVPVAGVDRWFKLEPRSSASRVQGDCHLVLKLITTQRDTAMSQRGRSGFLSHLLLLSHLLRFEHRAEEPDSSSWRGEFSAPAATVLCLHGAQSNLSPLQLAVLHWQVSSRHHQTRTLDYGYLLGLLEDMQAHWEEAASLPQEQEESLADSFSAFSEFGLCLLHQLRDYFPASNSTAVYRLELLLRCLSKLKLFQPSFEICPFQSELNMDIAATLKRGNREWYERLLDAKSPREQPGPQRLAGLVELADAVYDDLQSCYSIYASLFHSILKVDFFTLTFRQLERLVAEEAWVLTEELSPKMTLEVASRLFELYLTLADTQRFWSSIPGRDSRSLALAGIHVPFLPAVKLWLQVLRDQAKWRLQGAVDVDTLEPMDASSKHSSSAVTAGLCFSHIQELWVRLAWPDPTQAQVLGIQLSQDVCEATLFYTELLRKKVDAQSGAAGEAVSEPLCVVLNDVELVHKAAEQALRGLAWPEGASGLEGVLPRPLLSCLQTLDEDLQREARTVTAHLTSRMVGDIRKYMQHISLSPDSIQNDEAMAPLMKYLDEKLTLLNVSLVKENLSRVLEALWELLLQAILQALGTNRDVSADFYGRFHFTLEALVNFFHAEGQGLPLESLRDGSYKRLEEELRLHKCSTRECIEQFYLDKLKQRSLEQNRFGRLSIRCHYEVAEQRLAVEVLHAADLLPLDANGLSDPFVIVELGPPHLFPLVRSQRTQVKARTLHPVYDELFYFSVPVEACRRRGACVLFTVMDHDWLSTNDFAGEAALGLGGVSGVTQPQMVGGARAGQPVTLHLRRPRAQVRSALRMLEGRTSREAQEFVKKLKELEKCMEADP; via the exons ATGTCGACCTTGCTGGAGATCAAGAGCAGTGTGCTCAGGCAGGTGCAGGTGTGCCCGTCCTTCCTCCGCAGGACCGAGCAGGAGCCGGGGAGCACCAGCGCCGACCCGCAGGAGCCCACCACGGGGGCCTG GAAACCTGGCGATGGCGTGGAGTTCTTTGCCCAGATGCGCCTCATCCTGAAGAAGGGGGAAGGCAGACAGGGCCTGCCGAGCCCCGAG GTCCTCTTGCGCAGTGATTCACCAGCCCCCGCTGAGCCCGTGGACCCCAACCGCGGCCTGAGAGCCCTGACCCAGGAAGAG GTGGACGACGAGGATGCCCTACTGGGCTACCTACAGCAG GCGTTCGGCACCAGCCCAGAGGAGCACTCCAGGGCCGTCAAGTGTGTGAAGCGAGCCAAG GCCCCCACGTATGCCCTGAAGGTCTCCGTCATGCGTGCCAAGAACCTTCTGGCTAAAGACCCCAATG GCTACAGTGACCCGTACTGCATGCTGGGTATCCTGCCAGCCTCGGGCGCCCCGCGGGAGCCTGGCGAGCAGAAGGACCAGCGCTTCAGCTTCCGCAGGGGTGGCAAGCGCAGTGGCCCACTGCTGGCCAAGTGTATCCAGGTCACTGAGGTCAAGAGCAGCACCCTGAACCCCGTCTGGAAGGAGCACTTCCTCTT TGAGATCGAGGATGTCAGCACAGACCAGCTGCACCTGGACATCTG ggaccacgaCGATGACGTTTCCCTGGTAGAGGCGTGCAGGAAACTGAATGAAGTCATTGGCCTGAAGGGCATGAGCAG GTACTTCAAACAGATTGTGAAGTCAGCCCGTGCAAATGGGACAGCAGGGCACAACGAGGACCACACTGATGACTTCCTGGGGTGCCTGAACATACCTCTCCGG GAGGTGCCCGTGGCTGGCGTCGACCGCTGGTTCAAGCTGGAACCGCGTTCCAGCGCCTCCCGCGTGCAGGGAGACTGCCACTTGGTCCTCAAGCTCATCACCACGCAG AGGGACACGGCCATGAGCCAGCGCGGGCGATCCGGATTTCTGTcccacctgctgctgctgagcCACCTGCTGCGCTTCGAGCACCGAGCGGAGGAG CCTGACTCGAGCAGCTGGCGCGGCGAGTTCAGCGCCCCGGCCGCCACAGTCCTCTGCCTGCACGGGGCCCAGAGCAACCTGTCGCCGCTGCAGCTGGCGGTTCT GCACTGGCAGGTCAGCAGCCGTCACCATCAGACCCGTACGCTGGACTACGGCTacctgctggggctgctggaggacATGCAGGCGCACTGGGAGGAGGCGGCCTCGCTGCCGCAGGAGCAG GAGGAAAGCCTGGCTGACAGCTTCTCCGCCTTCTCTGAGTTCGGGTTGTGTCTGCTGCACCAGCTCCGAGACTACTTCCCTGCCTCCAACAGCACAGCCGTCTACCGCTTGGAGCTGCTGCTGAG GTGTCTCAGCAAGCTGAAGCTCTTCCAGCCCTCCTTTGAGATCTGCCCCTTCCAGTCAGAGCTGAACATGGACATTGCTGCCACCCTGAAG AGAGGCAACCGCGAGTGGTATGAAAGACTGTTGGATGCCAAGAGCCCTCGAGAGCAG CCAGGGCCACAGCGCCTCGCCGGGCTTGTTGAGCTGGCAGATGCCGTCTACGACGACCTGCAGTCCTGCTACAGCATCTACGCCAGCCTCTTCCACAG CATCCTCAAGGTGGACTTCTTCACTCTTACCTTCCGGCAGCTGGAGCGTCTG GTGGCCGAGGAGGCCTGGGTGCTGACAGAGGAGCTGAGCCCCAAGATGACCCTGGAGGTGGCCTCAAGGCTCTTTGAGCTCTACCTGACCCTGGCAGACACTCAGCGCTTCTGGAGCAGCATCCCCGGCCG GGACAGCCGCTCCCTGGCCCTGGCTGGCATTCATGTCCCATTCCTGCCCGCCGTGAAGCTCTGGCTGCAGGTGCTGCGGGACCAGGCCAAGTGGCGGCTTCAGGGAGCCGTGGATGTGGACACA CTGGAGCCCATGGATGCCTCTTCCAAGCACAGCAGCTCTGCAGTCACTGCTGGTCTTTGCTTTAGCCACATCCAGGAGCTCTGGGTCCGCCTGGCATGGCCCGATCCCACTCAGGCCCAGGTGCTGGGCATCCAGCTCAGTCAG GACGTGTGTGAGGCCACTCTCTTCTACACCGAGCTGCTGCGGAAGAAGGTGGATGCTCAGTCCGGAGCAGCGGGAGAGGCAGTGAGCGAGCCA CTCTGTGTGGTCCTCAATGATGTGGAGCTGGTGCACAAGGCTGCTGAGCAGGCGCTGAGGGGCCTGGCGTGGCCGGAGGGGGCATCAGGGTTGGAGGGGGTGCTTCCCCGTCCCCTACTCAGCTGCTTGCAGACCCTGGATGAGGACCTGCAGAGGGAGGCCCGCACGGTGACAGCGCACCTGACCTCCAGG ATGGTGGGCGACATCAGGAAGTACATGCAGCACATCAGCCTCTCTCCTGACTCCATTCAGAACGATGAG GCCATGGCCCCACTCATGAAGTACCTGGATGAGAAGCTGACCCTGCTGAATGTCTCCCTGGTGAAAGAGAACCTCAGCAG AGTGCTGGAAGCCCTGTGGGAGCTGCTCCTGCAAGCTATCCTGCAGGCACTGGGCACAAACCGCGACGTCTCCGCTGACTTCTATGGCCGCTTCCACTTCACGTTGGAG GCCCTGGTCAACTTTTTTCATGCTGAGGGCCAGGGCCTGCCCCTGGAGAGCCTAAGGGATGGAAGCTACAAG AGGCTGGAGGAGGAGCTGCGGCTGCATAAATGCTCCACCCGTGAGTGCATCGAGCAGTTCTACTTGGACAAGCTCAAGCAG AGATCCCTGGAGCAGAATCGGTTTGGGCGCCTGAGCATCCGCTGTCACTATGAGGTGGCTGAGCAGCGGCTGGCTGTAGAGGTGCTACACGCCGCTGACCTGCTCCCCCTGGATGCCAACG GCCTGAGTGACCCCTTTGTGATTGTGGAGCTGGGCCCACCGCACCTCTTCCCACTGGTCCGCAGCCAGAGAACCCAGGTCAAGGCCCGGACGCTGCACCCCGTGTATGATGAGCTCTTCTACTT CTCCGTGCCCGTAGAGGCGTGCCGCCGCCGTGGAGCCTGCGTGCTGTTCACGGTCATGGACCACGACTGGCTGTCCACCAACGACTTTGCTGGGGAGGCGGCCCTTGGCCTGGGTGGTGTCAGCGGCGTCACACAGCCTCAGATGGTAGGGGGCGCAAGGGCTGGGCAGCCTGTCACCCTGCACCTGCGCAGGCCTAGAGCCCAGG TGAGGTCTGCGCTGCGGATGCTGGAAGGCCGCACCAGCAGGGAGGCGCAGGAGTTCGTCAAGAAACTCAAGGAGCTGGAGAAGTGCATGGAAGCAGACCCCTGA